In a single window of the Trichoderma breve strain T069 chromosome 6, whole genome shotgun sequence genome:
- a CDS encoding AAA ATPase domain-containing protein has product MAAVSSIPVLDPDSASAVRGFLQRAVALYHDVLTLHGDADGDDSIPDESPSSPDQRLAAHTALVGDSLSALKSVHHVAAGVDAPHPLSTLPGACYKIGQDLMLHFDKSANTQDHESQTKFGDVWSTRDIATLGARLQELSQRFHDDVDSTFVTRRLPVPDLTPLDQKKDEAEDDRDAPPKEEEEESDKGKQKMRRINIVPGDNVYIEVPVRHRPTPDSIVHDYILDVLSYKSMYFREQEVAKAHSKTFEWVFLPSLPTDAQDPEKKGAEHPFSTWLRGDELGPIYWITGKPGSGKSTFIRFLFDHEATMERLNVWAVDKPVLTVGFFFWTSGSREQRSQTGLLRSLLHQILSAHPELTTAAFPQLWKKLKKLSTKERVALHLDWSVADLLEAFQGVMDEAVQKMNVCLFIDGLDEFEGDHTAIIDFFKNLCLGDKGRSIKICLSSRPWAVFQDAFEYAVPNLRLQDLTYGDMHRYTKDRLRENVYIRRLLKHEAAAGEELIQNAVQKADGVFLWVRLALNEMIRKFDQSTGLVGLSVVLQALPTELNELFHLFFFENQDEDQLAEAAVIFGLMNAREFAADFINNDSANALTVWELAFALRGSDDDEAAISEDVKQASTEMAYDRCGTTIQLIMSRFSGLLGVHASREQGSGRGLRFAGKGGDMSEAIDAAARRVTYIHRTVRDWFMEEPGVMARLVEKTPLDFDPHLRLLRSYVLQMKNALEEIEHHRQLDEWWPGIALAMTHARYVRNDSQHLQRAMVNEVDRTISWYWLSKPEDPYDHWARYGLGPYRIFKVAAPLWQPFLCLATRFGLTSYVCEEVLARNAAEDEISDEKKELQTAESTPLLAYATEFPCSRNKTIFPLSDPRLVEFLLRNQCRINPGPNHGYTDFWTNAPRTPWITLLRHLRDARRRGWIEYYDVDPQGTARWAEIVRLFVEVGGADREAVVVRDSFDPEITAVGVLELLEGTYRAVEMRELVEMMVRLRED; this is encoded by the exons ATGGCAGCAGTGTCCTCCATTCCTGTGCTTGATCCGGACTCAGCGTCTGCTGTTCGTGGCTTCTTGCAGCGTGCCGTCGCGCTTTACCATGATGTGCTCACTTTGCAcggtgatgctgatggtgatgattcCATTCCGGATGAGAGTCCCTCTTCGCCAGATCAACGCCTGGCTGCCCATACTGCCCTGGTTGGAGACTCCCTGAGCGCGCTCAAGTCCGTCCATCACGtcgctgctggtgttgatgccCCTCATCCATTGAGTACTCTGCCTGGCGCGTGTTACAAGATTGGACAAGACTTGATGCTGCATTTTGATAAGAGTGCCAATACCCAGGACCATGAATCGCAGACCAAGTTTGGTGATGTCTGGTCCACTCGTGACATTGCGACTCTTGGTGCTCGACTTCAGGAGCTGAGCCAGCGAtttcatgatgatgttgattcTACATTTGT AACTCGCCGACTGCCGGTGCCTGATCTTACTCCGTTGGATCAAAAGAAAGACGAAGCCGAAGACGATAGAGATGCACCaccgaaagaagaagaggaagaatcAGACAAAGGAAAGCAAAAGATGAGGCGCATCAACATTGTTCCCGGCGACAACGTCTACATTGAAGTCCCTGTCAGACACCGACCAACTCCAGACTCCATTGTGCACGACTACATCCTCGACGTTCTCTCTTATAAAAGCATGTACTTTCGAGAACAGGAAGTAGCAAAGGCTCATAGCAAAACCTTTGAATGGGTGTTTCTCCCATCATTGCCTACTGATGCTCAAGacccagaaaagaaaggcgcAGAGCATCCATTCTCGACATGGCTTCGAGGTGATGAGCTCGGTCCTATTTATTGGATCACTGGAAAGCCTGGATCGGGAAAATCGACGTTTATACGATTCCTCTTTGATCATGAAGCTACCATGGAGCGCTTGAATGTCTGGGCTGTCGACAAGCCGGTCTTGACGGTaggattcttcttctggaccAGCGGCTCTCGTGAACAGCGCTCGCAAACAGGATTGCTTCGCTCTCTGCTCCATCAAATTCTTTCAGCACACCCAGAACTCACTACGGCAGCATTTCCGCAGCTGTGGAAGAAACTCAAAAAGTTGTCGACAAAAGAGCGAGTTGCGCTGCATTTGGATTGGTCCGTTGCGGACCTGTTGGAGGCGTTTCAGGGGGTCATGGATGAAGCTGTGCAGAAGATGAATGTTTGCTTGTTTATTGATGGGCTGGATGAGTTTGAAGGCGATCATACCGCCATTATTGACTTTTTCAAGAATCTGTGTTTGGGGGATAAGGGGAGATCGATCAAGATTTGCCTGTCGTCGCGGCCGTGGGCGGTTTTCCAGGATGCGTTTGAGTATGCGGTGCCGAATCTGAGGCTTCAAGATCTCACGTATGGCGATATGCATCGTTATACAAAGGACAGGTTGCGGGAGAACGTTTATATTCGGCGTCTTCTGAAGCATGAggccgctgctggagaggAGCTGATTCAGAATGCGGTACAGAAAGCGGATGGAGTGTTTCTCTGGGTGAGGCTCGCGCTCAACGAAATGATTCGCAAGTTTGATCAGAGCACGGGGCTCGTGGGATTGTCTGTAGTCTTGCAGGCCTTGCCGACGGAACTCAATGAATTGTTTCatttgttcttctttgagAACCAGGACGAAGATCAACTGGCTGAAGCGGCTGTTATATTCGGTCTGATGAACGCACGCGAGTTTGCGGCTGACTTCATTAACAATGATTCTGCAAATGCACTTACCGTGTGGGAGCTTGCGTTTGCTCTCAGGGgcagcgatgacgatgaagctgCTATATCGGAGGATGTAAAGCAGGCTTCTACAGAAATGGCCTATGATCGCTGCGGAACTACCATTCAACTTATCATGAGTCGGTTTTCCGGCCTTCTCGGCGTCCATGCTAGCCGTGAACAGGGCAGTGGCCGCGGTCTCCGATTTGCTGGCAAGGGCGGCGATATGAGTGAGGCCATTGACGCAGCGGCACGGCGAGTCACTTATATTCATCGCACAGTCCGTGACTGGTTCATGGAGGAACCTGGCGTCATGGCTCGTCTTGTGGAGAAGACGCCGCTCGACTTTGATCCTCacctgcggctgctgcgatCGTATGTGCTTCAGATGAAGAATGCTCTCGAGGAGATTGAACATCATCGTCAGCTGGACGAATGGTGGCCCGGTATTGCACTTGCCATGACACATGCGAGATACGTGCGAAACGACTCGCAGCATCTGCAGCGGGCAATGGTGAATGAAGTGGACAGGACGATTTCCTGGTACTGGCTGAGCAAGCCTGAGGATCCATATGATCACTGGGCGAGATACGGACTCGGACCATATCGAATCTTCAAGGTTGCCGCACCGCTATGGCAGCCATTTCTGTGCTTGGCCACGAGATTTGGTCTCACAAGCTACGTTTGCGAGGAAGTTCTCGCTCGTAACGCCGCAGAAGACGAAATTTCGGACGAAAAGAAGGAACTTCAGACGGCAGAATCGACGCCTCTACTTGCTTACGCCACTGAATTCCCTTGCTCACGCAACAAGACCATCTTCCCGCTGTCGGATCCTCGCCTGGTGGAATTTCTCCTCCGCAACCAGTGCCGCATCAACCCAGGCCCGAATCATGGATATACCGACTTTTGGACCAACGCGCCGCGGACGCCGTGGATCACGTTGTTACGGCATTTGCGGGATGCGCGCCGAAGGGGATGGATCGAGTACTACGATGTTGATCCTCAGGGCACGGCGAGGTGGGCGGAGATTGTGAGATTGTTTGTGGAGGTTGGCGGAGCGGATCGGGAGGCGGTTGTTGTCAGGGATAGCTTCGATCCTGAGATTACGGCTGTGGGAGTGTTGGAGTTGTTGGAGGGGACGTATCGGGCTGTTGAAATGAGGGAGttggtggagatgatggtgaggTTGAGGGAGGACTGA
- a CDS encoding asparaginase domain-containing protein: MAPHKPPSSSLTTLLTLTLALTRPTNAIFSSPPLVINTWSGPFTAATNAAFLSLSNSSSTTLDAVQAGCQACQTNQCDNTVGFGGSPDESCETTLDALIMDGQTLNAGAVANLRRVKDAVGVARHVLDYTQHTLLAGDQATQFALQNGFEEESLATEDSLRVCHEWRSNNCQPNYRSNVLPNPLSSCGPYSPSSNMNSLTHLTPNSSNDDLSHDTLSLLALSPSGSMAACTTTNGASHKIPGRVGDGPIPGSGSYVDSTAGACGATGDGDLMMRLLPCYQAVESLRRGLSAQEAANDAVRRIIARYPEARTGIVVLDNRGEHAAAASGWEFTYSYRGAGMDNAEVVVVKALNEISERLEL, from the coding sequence aTGGCTCCTCACAAACCCCCCTCATCAAGCCTCACCACTCTCCTCACCCTTACTCTCGCCCTCACCCGCCCTACAAatgccatcttctcctctcctcccctcGTCATAAACACCTGGTCCGGCCCCTTCACAGCCGCAACAAACGCCgccttcctctccctctcaaactcctcctccaccaccctCGACGCCGTCCAAGCAGGCTGCCAAGCATGCCAAACCAACCAATGCGACAACACCGTCGGCTTCGGCGGCTCCCCCGATGAATCCTGCGAAACCACCCTCGACGCACTCATAATGGACGGCCAGACGCTCAACGCCGGCGCCGTAGCAAACCTTCGGCGCGTTAAAGATGCCGTGGGCGTGGCGAGGCATGTGCTCGACTATACGCAACACACTCTCCTTGCAGGTGACCAAGCAACGCAATTCGCCCTGCAAAACGGCTTCGAAGAAGAAAGCCTAGCAACAGAAGATTCACTCCGGGTATGTCACGAATGGCGCTCAAACAACTGCCAGCCAAACTACCGCTCCAACGTCCTCCCCAACCCCTTGTCCTCCTGCGGCCCATACTCCCCCTCCAGCAACATGAACTCTCTCACACATCTCACCCCCAACTCCTCCAACGACGACCTTTCCCACGAcaccctctccctcctcgccctctcccCCTCCGGCTCCATGGCAGCATGCACCACCACAAACGGCGCATCCCACAAAATCCCCGGCCGCGTCGGCGACGGCCCCATCCCGGGCAGCGGCTCCTACGTCGACTCCACCGCCGGCGCCTGCGGCGCCACCGGCGACGGCGACCTGATGATGCGCCTGCTGCCGTGCTACCAGGCCGTCGAGAGTCTCCGCCGCGGGCTGTCGGCCCAGGAAGCCGCCAACGACGCCGTCCGGAGGATCATCGCTCGGTATCCGGAGGCGAGGACGGGGATCGTCGTGTTGGACAATAGGGGGGAGCATGCTGCTGCGGCGAGCGGGTGGGAGTTTACGTATTCTTATCGAGGGGCGGGGATGGATAATGCagaggttgttgttgttaaAGCTTTGAATGAGATATCAGAGAGATTAGAGCTATAA